The genome window CCGCGGTGGGTCTGTCGCCGTACTTCAAGGCGCCGATCGACCCGACCACGGGCGACCTCTTCCACGGGAACAAGGATCTGCAGAACCGCGCCGACCTGATGTGGTACCTCAAGCACATGCCGGCGCCCAACACCTCACTGCTCGTCACGAGCAGCAAGCACGGCGAGTTCCACTACAAGGCCACGCTCAAGTTCATCCAGCAGGTGCGGGCCAACAAGGTGACCCGCATCTCGTCGCTCATCCTCGACAGCGGCGGCCACAACTTCAACACGTGGCTGCGGGAGATCCCGGGTTCGCTGCAGTGGCTGAGCGGGCGGCTCAGCGACCGCTGAGCGGGTGAATGGGTGGTATCTCCACAAGAATTCGCCGCCAATCCGGAGACGGCCGGCTCCCGGTTCCCTTTCGGGAGGGGAGCCGGGCCACGGTAACGAGCTTCCGGCCGCGCGATAAACGATCTTGAAGATCTGTCCCGGCGACTCCGGAAGGGGCCCGCGGAGTGCCCAAACGGCCCGGCGGGGCGTCCCATGCCCCCGTCGGGCGCCGACGGTGTTTCCGCGTCGAAGGGAATCTCCCGGATTCGGGAGGGTGTTGTTCCCATTCCGATGTCGTGGGGCTGTGGGAACGTTGCGGTGTGGCCGCATTTTTACCGGGTGTGGCACCATCATTCGCCTACGCGCGGTAAGTTTCTGGCCATGCCACGTGGACGTCACCGTCATTCCCCACCCTTGCACAGGCTGTTGCCTCCTTCGGTGATCGCAGGCGTCTCGGTCGTCTGCGCCGTGGGGCCCTGGTTGTTCACGGAGCCGCTGGTGCTCCGTGGGCTGGCCGCGGGTGCCGCGGTCACGACGATCCTGGGCTCGGTCGTCATGCGCCGCTGGGATCTGGCCGCGGGCAAACGCGTCGCCGACCTCACGCGCGCGCGGGCGAGCGACGAATGGCGTCACGAGGAGCGCGTCGCCGAGCTGGAGACCGACCTGGAGGAGTCGCGCGAACTGCGCGCCAAACTGGAGCAGAGGCTCCGCGCCAAGCGCACGGAACTGGCCAATCTCCGCAACGAACACGCCGCCCTGCTGCGGCGGTACGCCACAGCGGAGACGGAGCGCGCGAGCGCCCTGGAGGGCCGCCGCCGGCTGGCGATCGAGGCAGCGCCCTCTTCCCCCGAGCTGTCCGCGCCGGTCGCTGAGGCGCCCGCCACCGAGCCGGACGGGGACGCCGGGCCGTCGTCGTCCGCGCCCCGGGCGTTCTCCCCGGAGGGACCGGCGCTCTTCGCCGCGGCCAACGAGGCGCTGGCACGGCTTGC of Streptomyces cynarae contains these proteins:
- a CDS encoding ICP22 family protein — its product is MPRGRHRHSPPLHRLLPPSVIAGVSVVCAVGPWLFTEPLVLRGLAAGAAVTTILGSVVMRRWDLAAGKRVADLTRARASDEWRHEERVAELETDLEESRELRAKLEQRLRAKRTELANLRNEHAALLRRYATAETERASALEGRRRLAIEAAPSSPELSAPVAEAPATEPDGDAGPSSSAPRAFSPEGPALFAAANEALARLARGGAAGVAGEPDAESGAASGKDSPTKDGPDDDGGERASADPDASDAPEAPEAGTGTETESEGESAAEQEHPAASTEQQPQPPAAKPAHTTGHFTVPTAVAVVPSAPRPRPAVEGGFDFFGTKSRQSLESVQNEDLADVVGQEALAVHKAESESGFKSADPEARAVGQVIDLTAHDETERIDVQGLRTAAS